The following are encoded in a window of Alosa sapidissima isolate fAloSap1 chromosome 10, fAloSap1.pri, whole genome shotgun sequence genomic DNA:
- the si:dkeyp-84f3.9 gene encoding zinc finger protein 729 isoform X1, with amino-acid sequence MTSQITQIDPEVIKGGSNINETDQVNASDSKDWQEKGRPEECVLKVTRKVGRPAKNKTALDKQYSNQDSTKSTQTLPLDPLKSEKRSKNHGLKTDSTDLRRYSRACKDKKDGNSPNELRRTKRQQTNSTKPLSQSKKAKSIPSHHKSAYNQPVHTQQGMGRKRQALSINVKEGSPQVSSNVPDSPSLDVKPLKIEPNESLGRGKLSKLRIYSNQGRKAVRPINQSKLQSKLVTKPARMEKNRAQQKLNSRLKTRARGSLRTEVSKNATSPGNSRTCKPGKPTHTNIALDVKPEKDDTNSIACTSETIKEEVSFNTLCEIKFKKPRKIDKRSKRFRRMKAEALLNSEKASSTVGNTEDEKSGSLSPMLDDQNIDMSVSSVKEEGHLTSEQKTTNAFTKLPSQPTGSKRKYRKKRTWWKDKRRGQLRPTGRRDMKKLPSVETIHNIESVSLHSQSHVHSDKTQLATSFEYALQGSVEPQAASCPKQVIDSENDERDAPIKSHLGNKNDRVNEGNSDVEKSDPLGQSDGEMELDGSEIEVSKALSLPNPDLSAPPEIDMTDVSSLVTPVVVDFDVLDETTEQSNVKSDEYPTHNSSAMTRSNSVPYNQSGGQPTRGGRRRRGGGPMKCEFCGRVFIHMSAYVIHVRIHTGEKPHACNVCGKAFAQRSNLNAHMRVHQGVRRIQCCGVQFASLTSFRQHRKTHGDEVSRADEHLSGSEDSPGSRGTGNLCPCPICGKNFRYRSMLKTHMRVHSGEKPFSCKVCGKSFSQATTVRVHERIHWSVKPYVCPKCGRGFSQLGTLKVHACKAQVDAPVAATIAYRCHLCHKYFNDKHMYELHVQSHTDTQRYGCKSCGERFSLRSELVTHRYYCSQIKTTDLRPPSPYSPPPSPSPPPSPSPPQSPMCPQTERPLKLRQLTNMQTASAVLKAKMQANTTQEQDANHKKQLPLLTCPVKLMTNMIDDECLNAEKPSVITPIISQLNNLDQKSDPRKYFCPRCGRMFRHVMKLRAHMLTHSQSEGYTCGCGKTLQTWRQFWQHQRVHRQKKGRFFCPTCSRGFRFASSYRDHLREHPELNAFACSLCPLAFSNSDGLRAHQRDWHRKTLPYICDICGRGFSSQRMLGRHTVSHQAVNRTCLKEKEAEEEPDVMPYQCAKCDLTFKTVDLLFQHQLSHSLSEDVLSGSSGEAGGQNQRNREEQHNTTTTSPCLNTDTPVPLPQTSSSLGRRSVRMGKPPGVRSICWTPSLPETRMDRFCAEAGDSELDRLRLNVKDEEEASIAKDPHWSSLTIIKQENYEDVGRGSHDAGPDAHIIKGSPDCPSGVRRKCKRKRTQEQEEGASGPSTVVDTEDPFGEWKCPLCQHTFSSSWQLTGHCCTGIMGSSSDDKAGNREKGVEFCCPVCGDRFLHRTAFIVHGRNHVGQTNYACGECGRTLRTLQELATHRQQHSRVAARRRRRRCCPEFWRGRCKCALQAAHQEGPKHESLNSERKGKDPKRLGRTDVTLPPSAPLAVQGLQSPQCPLCFVTYRDMKTAETHMRLKHPGHYEQQISGDTIFACNICNETFPSSHLLSAHQRSHTEWVQQTKAGSRAASKNRKPHSIAHLTAHRRKVEECLKNGSMRCVSCHIIFTDPRSWERHMKSNRHEHNLSTETATWTPAAPSTEAPGSAV; translated from the exons ATGACATCTCAGATTACACAGATAGATCCTGAAGTGATAAAAGGTGGTTCAAATATCAATGAAACTGATCAAGTAAATGCAAGTGACTCCAAGGACTGGCAGGAAAAGGGCCGACCTGAAGAATGTGTACTCAAAGTAACACGCAAAGTTGGCAGACCCGCTAAGAACAAGACTGCCTTAgacaaacagtattctaatcAGGACAGCACAAAATCAACACAGACCCTCCCTCTTGATCCACTAAAATCTGAGAAACGTTCAAAAAATCATGGATTAAAAACTGACAGCACTGACTTGAGAAGGTATAGTCGAGCGTGTAAAGACAAGAAGGACGGCAATTCTCCGAATGAGCTGCGCAGGACGAAACGTCAACAAACCAACTCAACAAAGCCTCTGTCTCAGTCAAAGAAGGCTAAGTCGATTCCTTCACATCACAAATCAGCCTACAATCAACCTGTTCACACTCAGCAGGGCATGGGAAGGAAACGGCAAGCTTTAAGCATTAATGTGAAGGAAGGGAGTCCACAGGTTTCCTCAAACGTGCCTGACTCGCCTTCCCTGGATGTTAAGCCTCTGAAAATTGAACCCAATGAGTCACTAGGAAGAGGTAAGCTAAGTAAACTAAGAATATACAGTAATCAAGGACGTAAAGCAGTCAGGCCAATTAACCAGTCAAAATTACAGAGCAAGTTGGTTACAAAGCCAGCTAGAATGGAAAAAAACAGAGCTCAACAAAAACTGAATTCACGCCTTAAAACTAGGGCAAGGGGGTCACTACGGACTGAAGTGAGTAAGAATGCTACCTCACCAGGCAATTCAAGGACCTGTAAACCTGGAAAGCCTACACATACCAACATTGCTCTGGATGTGAAGCCTGAAAAAGATGACACAAATTCCATAGCCTGCACATCTGAGACCATCAAGGAGGAGGTTTCATTTAATACCCTATGTgagattaaatttaaaaagcCTCGAAAAATAGACAAACGGAGTAAAAGATTTCGAAGGATGAAGGCAGAGGCATTGCTTAACTCAGAGAAAGCCTCTAGTACTGTGGGAAACACAGAAGATGAGAAAAGTGGATCCTTAAGCCCCATGTTGGATGATCAAAATATTGACATGTCTGTGAGCAGTGTTAAAGAGGAAGGCCATCTGACGTCGGAACAAAAAACGACAAATGCATTTACAAAATTGCCTTCCCAGCCCACTGGCTCTAAGCGCAAATATCGGAAGAAGCGCACATGGTGGAAAGATAAAAGGAGAGGACAATTAAGACCTACAGGGAGACGAGACATGAAAAAACTTCCCAGTGTGGAGACCATCCATAATATTGAGTCTGTTTCATTACACAGCCAATCTCATGTACATAGTGATAAAACACAGCTGGCTACAAGTTTTGAATATGCTCTCCAGGGCAGTGTTGAACCTCAGGCAGCATCTTGCCCTAAACAAGTGATTGACAGTGAAAATGATGAAAGGGATGCTCCTATAAAATCACATTTGGGAAACAAAAATGACAGAGTCAATGAAGGAAATTCAGATGTAGAGAAATCCGACCCATTGGGACAGAGTGATGGTGAGATGGAATTGGATGGGTCGGAGATAGAAGTTTCTAAAGCGTTGAGTCTGCCCAATCCAGACCTCTCTGCACCACCAGAAATAGACATGACGGATGTTTCATCTCTTGTGACTCCAGTAGTGGTAGACTTTGATGTGCTAGATGAAACAACTGAACAGAGTAATGTGAAATCTGACGAATACCCTACCCATAACAGCTCCGCAATGACCAGGTCCAATTCTGTTCCTTACAATCAGTCTGGCGGCCAACCCACCAGAGGCGGCCGTAGGCGCCGGGGAGGAGGCCCTATGAAATGTGAGTTTTGTGGCCGTGTTTTTATCCACATGTCTGCCTATGTCATCCACGTGCGGATTCATACTGGCGAGAAACCACATGCTTGCAACGTATGCGGCAAGGCGTTCGCTCAAAGGTCCAACCTTAATGCTCACATGAGGGTCCACCAAGGGGTGAGGAGGATCCAATGCTGCGGTGTCCAGTTCGCCAGTTTGACTTCATTCCGCCAGCACCGCAAAACCCATGGGGACGAGGTGAGCAGAGCAGATGAGCACTTGAGCGGTTCTGAAGACTCGCCAGGCAGCCGGGGTACAGGGAACCTCTGCCCTTGTCCCATTTGTGGCAAAAACTTCCGCTATCGCTCCATGCTGAAGACTCATATGCGAGTCCACAGTGGTGAGAAACCCTTTTCTTGCAAAGTTTGCGGCAAGTCTTTTTCTCAAGCCACCACAGTCCGTGTCCACGAGAGGATACATTGGTCAGTCAAGCCTTACGTCTGCCCCAAGTGTGGCCGAGGGTTTTCCCAACTAGGAACTCTCAAGGTCCATGCTTGCAAAGCCCAAGTTGATGCTCCCGTCGCCGCAACTATAGCTTATCGTTGCCATCTGTGCCACAAATACTTTAACGATAAACATATGTATGAGCTTCATGTGCAGTCCCACACTGACACTCAGCGGTACGGCTGCAAATCTTGTGGCGAGAGATTCAGCCTTCGGTCTGAGCTTGTCACCCATCGTTACTATTGTTCTCAAATTAAGACTACAGACCTTAGACCCCCATCTCCTTACTCTCCCCCACCAAGCCCCTCTCCCCCACCAAGCCCCTCTCCCCCACAAAGTCCCATGTGTCCGCAAACAGAGCGCCCTCTGAAATTACGCCAactcacaaacatgcaaacagcTTCTGCCGTACTGAAAGCAAAAATGCAGGCAAACACAACGCAAGAACAAGACGCTAACCACAAAAAACAACTGCCTTTGCTGACATGTCCCGTTAAGCTAATGACCAACATGATTGATGATGAGTGCTTGAATGCGGAAAAGCCGTCGGTCATCACTCCAATCATATCCCAATTGAATAATCTGGACCAGAAGTCAGACCCAAGAAAGTATTTCTGCCCACGCTGTGGTCGAATGTTCAGGCACGTGATGAAGCTGCGAGCCCACATGCTCACCCATTCTCAAAGTGAGGGGTACACCTGTGGGTGTGGTAAGACGCTGCAAACCTGGAGACAGTTCTGGCAGCACCAGCGTGTACACAGGCAGAAAAAGGGCCGCTTTTTTTGCCCCACGTGTTCTCGGGGCTTTCGGTTCGCAAGTTCATACCGAGACCACCTGCGAGAACATCCCGAGCTGAATGCGTTTGCATGCTCTCTCTGCCCGCTTGCCTTCTCCAATTCCGATGGCCTTAGGGCTCACCAGCGTGATTGGCACAGAAAGACACTACCCTACATTTGCGACATTTGTGGGAGGGGGTTTAGCAGCCAGAGGATGCTGGGCCGACACACCGTTTCACACCAGGCAGTTAACCGGACGTGTTTGAAAGaaaaagaggcagaggaggagccAGATGTGATGCCTTATCAGTGTGCAAAGTGCGACCTTACCTTCAAGACTGTTGATCTGCTTTTCCAGCACCAGCTGTCCCACTCACTTTCTGAGGACGTTCTGTCCGGGAGCTCAGGAGAGGCTGGAGGCCAAAATCAAAGGAACAGAGAGGAACAGCACAACACCACAACCACCAGCCCTTGCCTAAATACTGACA CTCCAGTCCCCCTGCCACAGACGAGCAGCTCGCTAGGCAGACGTTCTGTACGTATGGGAAAGCCTCCAGGAGTACGCAGCATCTGTTGGACACCATCCCTGCCCGAGACCAG GATGGACAGATTTTGCGCGGAAGCAGGGGATTCGGAGTTGGACCGTCTAAGGCTAAATGTTAAGGATGAAGAGGAGGCAAGTATAGCCAAAGATCCTCATTGGTCATCTTTGACGATCATCAAGCAAGAGAATTATGAGGACGTGGGCAGAGGCTCTCATGATGCAGGAccag ATGCTCATATCATTAAAGGAAGCCCAGACTGTCCTAGTGGAGTTAGGAGGAAGTGCAAGAGAAAGAGGACACAAGAGCAGGAGGAAGGAGCCAGCGGGCCCAGCACTGTAGTGGACACGGAGGACCCATTCGGAGAATGGAAATGCCCCCTGTGCCAGCACACCTTCAGCTCCTCCTGGCAGCTAACGGGCCACTGCTGCACGGGCATTATGGGCAGCAGCAGTGACGACAAGGCGGGCAACAGGGAGAAGGGGGTGGAATTCTGTTGCCCCGTGTGTGGCGACCGCTTCCTGCACCGCACGGCGTTCATCGTGCACGGGCGGAACCACGTGGGCCAAACCAACTACGCGTGCGGAGAGTGCGGCCGCACGCTGAGAACCCTGCAGGAGCTGGCGACTCACCGCCAGCAGCACTCCCGAGTGGCGgctcgtcgtcgtcgtcgtcgctGCTGCCCGGAGTTTTGGCGCGGCCGCTGCAAGTGCGCCCTACAGGCAGCTCATCAAGAGGGTCCAAAGCATGAAAGCCTCAACTCGGAGCGTAAGGGGAAGGACCCCAAACGACTAGGCAGAACTGATGTtactcttcctccctctgcaCCTCTTGCAG TTCAGGGTCTCCAGTCCCCCCAGTGCCCGCTGTGCTTTGTGACCTACCGCGACATGAAGACGGCAGAGACACACATGCGCTTGAAGCACCCGGGCCACTACGAGCAGCAAATCAGCGGCGACACTATTTTCGCCTGCAACATCTGCAACGAGACCTTCCCCTCCTCACACCTGCTGTCGGCACACCAGCGTAGTCACACTGAATGGGTACAGCAGACCAAAGCAGGTTCTCGGGCTGCCTCAAAGAACCGCAAGCCGCACAGCATCGCACACCTCACAGCTCATCGCCGTAAAGTAGAAG AATGTCTTAAAAATGGCAGCATGAGATGCGTCTCCTGTCACATTATTTTCACCGACCCTCGATCATGGGAGCGTCACATGAAGTCTAATCGACATGAGCATAACCTATCCACTGAGACTGCCACATGGACTCCTGCAGCCCCTTCGACAGAAGCACCGGGTTCAGCTGTCTGA
- the si:dkeyp-84f3.9 gene encoding zinc finger protein 729 isoform X2, with amino-acid sequence MTSQITQIDPEVIKGGSNINETDQVNASDSKDWQEKGRPEECVLKVTRKVGRPAKNKTALDKQYSNQDSTKSTQTLPLDPLKSEKRSKNHGLKTDSTDLRRYSRACKDKKDGNSPNELRRTKRQQTNSTKPLSQSKKAKSIPSHHKSAYNQPVHTQQGMGRKRQALSINVKEGSPQVSSNVPDSPSLDVKPLKIEPNESLGRGKLSKLRIYSNQGRKAVRPINQSKLQSKLVTKPARMEKNRAQQKLNSRLKTRARGSLRTEVSKNATSPGNSRTCKPGKPTHTNIALDVKPEKDDTNSIACTSETIKEEVSFNTLCEIKFKKPRKIDKRSKRFRRMKAEALLNSEKASSTVGNTEDEKSGSLSPMLDDQNIDMSVSSVKEEGHLTSEQKTTNAFTKLPSQPTGSKRKYRKKRTWWKDKRRGQLRPTGRRDMKKLPSVETIHNIESVSLHSQSHVHSDKTQLATSFEYALQGSVEPQAASCPKQVIDSENDERDAPIKSHLGNKNDRVNEGNSDVEKSDPLGQSDGEMELDGSEIEVSKALSLPNPDLSAPPEIDMTDVSSLVTPVVVDFDVLDETTEQSNVKSDEYPTHNSSAMTRSNSVPYNQSGGQPTRGGRRRRGGGPMKCEFCGRVFIHMSAYVIHVRIHTGEKPHACNVCGKAFAQRSNLNAHMRVHQGVRRIQCCGVQFASLTSFRQHRKTHGDEVSRADEHLSGSEDSPGSRGTGNLCPCPICGKNFRYRSMLKTHMRVHSGEKPFSCKVCGKSFSQATTVRVHERIHWSVKPYVCPKCGRGFSQLGTLKVHACKAQVDAPVAATIAYRCHLCHKYFNDKHMYELHVQSHTDTQRYGCKSCGERFSLRSELVTHRYYCSQIKTTDLRPPSPYSPPPSPSPPPSPSPPQSPMCPQTERPLKLRQLTNMQTASAVLKAKMQANTTQEQDANHKKQLPLLTCPVKLMTNMIDDECLNAEKPSVITPIISQLNNLDQKSDPRKYFCPRCGRMFRHVMKLRAHMLTHSQSEGYTCGCGKTLQTWRQFWQHQRVHRQKKGRFFCPTCSRGFRFASSYRDHLREHPELNAFACSLCPLAFSNSDGLRAHQRDWHRKTLPYICDICGRGFSSQRMLGRHTVSHQAVNRTCLKEKEAEEEPDVMPYQCAKCDLTFKTVDLLFQHQLSHSLSEDVLSGSSGEAGGQNQRNREEQHNTTTTSPCLNTDTPVPLPQTSSSLGRRSVRMGKPPGVRSICWTPSLPETRMDRFCAEAGDSELDRLRLNVKDEEEASIAKDPHWSSLTIIKQENYEDVGRGSHDAGPGSPDCPSGVRRKCKRKRTQEQEEGASGPSTVVDTEDPFGEWKCPLCQHTFSSSWQLTGHCCTGIMGSSSDDKAGNREKGVEFCCPVCGDRFLHRTAFIVHGRNHVGQTNYACGECGRTLRTLQELATHRQQHSRVAARRRRRRCCPEFWRGRCKCALQAAHQEGPKHESLNSERKGKDPKRLGRTDVTLPPSAPLAVQGLQSPQCPLCFVTYRDMKTAETHMRLKHPGHYEQQISGDTIFACNICNETFPSSHLLSAHQRSHTEWVQQTKAGSRAASKNRKPHSIAHLTAHRRKVEECLKNGSMRCVSCHIIFTDPRSWERHMKSNRHEHNLSTETATWTPAAPSTEAPGSAV; translated from the exons ATGACATCTCAGATTACACAGATAGATCCTGAAGTGATAAAAGGTGGTTCAAATATCAATGAAACTGATCAAGTAAATGCAAGTGACTCCAAGGACTGGCAGGAAAAGGGCCGACCTGAAGAATGTGTACTCAAAGTAACACGCAAAGTTGGCAGACCCGCTAAGAACAAGACTGCCTTAgacaaacagtattctaatcAGGACAGCACAAAATCAACACAGACCCTCCCTCTTGATCCACTAAAATCTGAGAAACGTTCAAAAAATCATGGATTAAAAACTGACAGCACTGACTTGAGAAGGTATAGTCGAGCGTGTAAAGACAAGAAGGACGGCAATTCTCCGAATGAGCTGCGCAGGACGAAACGTCAACAAACCAACTCAACAAAGCCTCTGTCTCAGTCAAAGAAGGCTAAGTCGATTCCTTCACATCACAAATCAGCCTACAATCAACCTGTTCACACTCAGCAGGGCATGGGAAGGAAACGGCAAGCTTTAAGCATTAATGTGAAGGAAGGGAGTCCACAGGTTTCCTCAAACGTGCCTGACTCGCCTTCCCTGGATGTTAAGCCTCTGAAAATTGAACCCAATGAGTCACTAGGAAGAGGTAAGCTAAGTAAACTAAGAATATACAGTAATCAAGGACGTAAAGCAGTCAGGCCAATTAACCAGTCAAAATTACAGAGCAAGTTGGTTACAAAGCCAGCTAGAATGGAAAAAAACAGAGCTCAACAAAAACTGAATTCACGCCTTAAAACTAGGGCAAGGGGGTCACTACGGACTGAAGTGAGTAAGAATGCTACCTCACCAGGCAATTCAAGGACCTGTAAACCTGGAAAGCCTACACATACCAACATTGCTCTGGATGTGAAGCCTGAAAAAGATGACACAAATTCCATAGCCTGCACATCTGAGACCATCAAGGAGGAGGTTTCATTTAATACCCTATGTgagattaaatttaaaaagcCTCGAAAAATAGACAAACGGAGTAAAAGATTTCGAAGGATGAAGGCAGAGGCATTGCTTAACTCAGAGAAAGCCTCTAGTACTGTGGGAAACACAGAAGATGAGAAAAGTGGATCCTTAAGCCCCATGTTGGATGATCAAAATATTGACATGTCTGTGAGCAGTGTTAAAGAGGAAGGCCATCTGACGTCGGAACAAAAAACGACAAATGCATTTACAAAATTGCCTTCCCAGCCCACTGGCTCTAAGCGCAAATATCGGAAGAAGCGCACATGGTGGAAAGATAAAAGGAGAGGACAATTAAGACCTACAGGGAGACGAGACATGAAAAAACTTCCCAGTGTGGAGACCATCCATAATATTGAGTCTGTTTCATTACACAGCCAATCTCATGTACATAGTGATAAAACACAGCTGGCTACAAGTTTTGAATATGCTCTCCAGGGCAGTGTTGAACCTCAGGCAGCATCTTGCCCTAAACAAGTGATTGACAGTGAAAATGATGAAAGGGATGCTCCTATAAAATCACATTTGGGAAACAAAAATGACAGAGTCAATGAAGGAAATTCAGATGTAGAGAAATCCGACCCATTGGGACAGAGTGATGGTGAGATGGAATTGGATGGGTCGGAGATAGAAGTTTCTAAAGCGTTGAGTCTGCCCAATCCAGACCTCTCTGCACCACCAGAAATAGACATGACGGATGTTTCATCTCTTGTGACTCCAGTAGTGGTAGACTTTGATGTGCTAGATGAAACAACTGAACAGAGTAATGTGAAATCTGACGAATACCCTACCCATAACAGCTCCGCAATGACCAGGTCCAATTCTGTTCCTTACAATCAGTCTGGCGGCCAACCCACCAGAGGCGGCCGTAGGCGCCGGGGAGGAGGCCCTATGAAATGTGAGTTTTGTGGCCGTGTTTTTATCCACATGTCTGCCTATGTCATCCACGTGCGGATTCATACTGGCGAGAAACCACATGCTTGCAACGTATGCGGCAAGGCGTTCGCTCAAAGGTCCAACCTTAATGCTCACATGAGGGTCCACCAAGGGGTGAGGAGGATCCAATGCTGCGGTGTCCAGTTCGCCAGTTTGACTTCATTCCGCCAGCACCGCAAAACCCATGGGGACGAGGTGAGCAGAGCAGATGAGCACTTGAGCGGTTCTGAAGACTCGCCAGGCAGCCGGGGTACAGGGAACCTCTGCCCTTGTCCCATTTGTGGCAAAAACTTCCGCTATCGCTCCATGCTGAAGACTCATATGCGAGTCCACAGTGGTGAGAAACCCTTTTCTTGCAAAGTTTGCGGCAAGTCTTTTTCTCAAGCCACCACAGTCCGTGTCCACGAGAGGATACATTGGTCAGTCAAGCCTTACGTCTGCCCCAAGTGTGGCCGAGGGTTTTCCCAACTAGGAACTCTCAAGGTCCATGCTTGCAAAGCCCAAGTTGATGCTCCCGTCGCCGCAACTATAGCTTATCGTTGCCATCTGTGCCACAAATACTTTAACGATAAACATATGTATGAGCTTCATGTGCAGTCCCACACTGACACTCAGCGGTACGGCTGCAAATCTTGTGGCGAGAGATTCAGCCTTCGGTCTGAGCTTGTCACCCATCGTTACTATTGTTCTCAAATTAAGACTACAGACCTTAGACCCCCATCTCCTTACTCTCCCCCACCAAGCCCCTCTCCCCCACCAAGCCCCTCTCCCCCACAAAGTCCCATGTGTCCGCAAACAGAGCGCCCTCTGAAATTACGCCAactcacaaacatgcaaacagcTTCTGCCGTACTGAAAGCAAAAATGCAGGCAAACACAACGCAAGAACAAGACGCTAACCACAAAAAACAACTGCCTTTGCTGACATGTCCCGTTAAGCTAATGACCAACATGATTGATGATGAGTGCTTGAATGCGGAAAAGCCGTCGGTCATCACTCCAATCATATCCCAATTGAATAATCTGGACCAGAAGTCAGACCCAAGAAAGTATTTCTGCCCACGCTGTGGTCGAATGTTCAGGCACGTGATGAAGCTGCGAGCCCACATGCTCACCCATTCTCAAAGTGAGGGGTACACCTGTGGGTGTGGTAAGACGCTGCAAACCTGGAGACAGTTCTGGCAGCACCAGCGTGTACACAGGCAGAAAAAGGGCCGCTTTTTTTGCCCCACGTGTTCTCGGGGCTTTCGGTTCGCAAGTTCATACCGAGACCACCTGCGAGAACATCCCGAGCTGAATGCGTTTGCATGCTCTCTCTGCCCGCTTGCCTTCTCCAATTCCGATGGCCTTAGGGCTCACCAGCGTGATTGGCACAGAAAGACACTACCCTACATTTGCGACATTTGTGGGAGGGGGTTTAGCAGCCAGAGGATGCTGGGCCGACACACCGTTTCACACCAGGCAGTTAACCGGACGTGTTTGAAAGaaaaagaggcagaggaggagccAGATGTGATGCCTTATCAGTGTGCAAAGTGCGACCTTACCTTCAAGACTGTTGATCTGCTTTTCCAGCACCAGCTGTCCCACTCACTTTCTGAGGACGTTCTGTCCGGGAGCTCAGGAGAGGCTGGAGGCCAAAATCAAAGGAACAGAGAGGAACAGCACAACACCACAACCACCAGCCCTTGCCTAAATACTGACA CTCCAGTCCCCCTGCCACAGACGAGCAGCTCGCTAGGCAGACGTTCTGTACGTATGGGAAAGCCTCCAGGAGTACGCAGCATCTGTTGGACACCATCCCTGCCCGAGACCAG GATGGACAGATTTTGCGCGGAAGCAGGGGATTCGGAGTTGGACCGTCTAAGGCTAAATGTTAAGGATGAAGAGGAGGCAAGTATAGCCAAAGATCCTCATTGGTCATCTTTGACGATCATCAAGCAAGAGAATTATGAGGACGTGGGCAGAGGCTCTCATGATGCAGGAccag GAAGCCCAGACTGTCCTAGTGGAGTTAGGAGGAAGTGCAAGAGAAAGAGGACACAAGAGCAGGAGGAAGGAGCCAGCGGGCCCAGCACTGTAGTGGACACGGAGGACCCATTCGGAGAATGGAAATGCCCCCTGTGCCAGCACACCTTCAGCTCCTCCTGGCAGCTAACGGGCCACTGCTGCACGGGCATTATGGGCAGCAGCAGTGACGACAAGGCGGGCAACAGGGAGAAGGGGGTGGAATTCTGTTGCCCCGTGTGTGGCGACCGCTTCCTGCACCGCACGGCGTTCATCGTGCACGGGCGGAACCACGTGGGCCAAACCAACTACGCGTGCGGAGAGTGCGGCCGCACGCTGAGAACCCTGCAGGAGCTGGCGACTCACCGCCAGCAGCACTCCCGAGTGGCGgctcgtcgtcgtcgtcgtcgctGCTGCCCGGAGTTTTGGCGCGGCCGCTGCAAGTGCGCCCTACAGGCAGCTCATCAAGAGGGTCCAAAGCATGAAAGCCTCAACTCGGAGCGTAAGGGGAAGGACCCCAAACGACTAGGCAGAACTGATGTtactcttcctccctctgcaCCTCTTGCAG TTCAGGGTCTCCAGTCCCCCCAGTGCCCGCTGTGCTTTGTGACCTACCGCGACATGAAGACGGCAGAGACACACATGCGCTTGAAGCACCCGGGCCACTACGAGCAGCAAATCAGCGGCGACACTATTTTCGCCTGCAACATCTGCAACGAGACCTTCCCCTCCTCACACCTGCTGTCGGCACACCAGCGTAGTCACACTGAATGGGTACAGCAGACCAAAGCAGGTTCTCGGGCTGCCTCAAAGAACCGCAAGCCGCACAGCATCGCACACCTCACAGCTCATCGCCGTAAAGTAGAAG AATGTCTTAAAAATGGCAGCATGAGATGCGTCTCCTGTCACATTATTTTCACCGACCCTCGATCATGGGAGCGTCACATGAAGTCTAATCGACATGAGCATAACCTATCCACTGAGACTGCCACATGGACTCCTGCAGCCCCTTCGACAGAAGCACCGGGTTCAGCTGTCTGA